One region of Streptococcus parasanguinis genomic DNA includes:
- a CDS encoding IreB family regulatory phosphoprotein, with translation MGFTDETVRFNLDDSNRKEISETLKDVYLSLDEKGYNPINQIVGYVLSGDPAYVPRYNNARNQIRKYERDEIVEELVRYYLKGQGIDL, from the coding sequence GTGGGATTTACAGATGAAACAGTACGTTTTAATCTTGATGATTCAAATCGTAAGGAAATTAGCGAGACCTTGAAAGATGTTTACTTGTCACTGGATGAAAAAGGCTACAATCCAATTAATCAAATCGTAGGATACGTACTCAGTGGTGATCCTGCCTATGTACCTCGTTATAATAATGCACGGAACCAAATTCGTAAATATGAACGAGATGAAATCGTTGAAGAATTGGTACGTTATTATTTGAAAGGGCAAGGAATAGACCTCTAA
- a CDS encoding SP0191 family lipoprotein has translation MKRKIFLLGALALCLTGCGQKKQAKTPTSSEQKAIQAKAEQLQKDNKSILQKAEENKVITRTFVFPKDDKGTQQTQIVTYVGNTFKKLETINVTATDEELKKGIQQVGVEEAQKQLRESFNKDDAFKEALTVPGFTADLTLENENEYKVTITYDFEAMDVKKAEGMTYFKNNHLPELLKLTPSQFADNLINAGASEQK, from the coding sequence ATGAAAAGGAAAATCTTCTTATTGGGTGCACTTGCCTTGTGTTTGACTGGATGCGGTCAAAAAAAACAAGCGAAAACGCCAACTTCAAGTGAACAAAAGGCAATCCAAGCAAAAGCAGAGCAGCTGCAAAAGGATAATAAGAGTATCCTACAAAAAGCTGAAGAAAATAAAGTCATCACTAGAACCTTTGTTTTTCCAAAAGATGACAAGGGGACACAACAGACGCAAATCGTCACCTATGTGGGGAATACCTTTAAAAAATTGGAGACCATCAATGTGACGGCAACCGATGAGGAGTTGAAAAAAGGGATCCAACAGGTTGGAGTCGAGGAAGCACAAAAGCAATTGAGAGAATCCTTTAACAAGGACGATGCCTTTAAGGAAGCTTTGACAGTGCCAGGTTTCACAGCTGATTTAACCTTGGAAAACGAGAATGAATACAAGGTAACGATCACCTATGACTTTGAAGCGATGGATGTGAAGAAGGCCGAAGGCATGACTTACTTCAAAAACAATCACTTACCAGAGTTGTTGAAGTTGACACCGAGTCAATTTGCGGACAATCTTATCAATGCTGGAGCAAGTGAGCAAAAATAA
- the spx gene encoding transcriptional regulator Spx, translating into MIKIYTVSSCTSCKKAKTWLNAHQLTYKEQNLGKEGITKEELLDILTKTENGVASIVSSKNRYAKNLGVDIEDLSVNEVIDIIMETPRILKSPILVDDKRLQVGYKEDDIRAFLPRSVRNVENAEARMRAAL; encoded by the coding sequence ATGATTAAAATTTATACAGTGTCAAGTTGCACCAGCTGTAAAAAAGCAAAGACTTGGCTCAACGCTCACCAGCTAACTTATAAAGAACAAAACCTCGGTAAGGAAGGGATCACCAAAGAAGAATTATTGGATATCCTTACAAAGACTGAAAATGGAGTGGCAAGTATTGTCTCTTCAAAAAATCGATACGCTAAAAATCTAGGAGTGGACATCGAAGACTTGAGTGTCAATGAAGTCATTGACATCATCATGGAAACACCTCGTATTCTTAAAAGTCCGATCTTGGTAGATGACAAACGTCTCCAAGTGGGCTACAAAGAAGACGATATTCGTGCCTTCTTGCCACGATCAGTTCGAAATGTAGAAAATGCAGAAGCGCGGATGCGTGCAGCTCTTTAA
- the recA gene encoding recombinase RecA — protein MAKKQKKLDDISKKFGDEREKALNDALKLIEKDFGKGSIMRLGERAEQKVQVMSSGSLALDIALGAGGYPKGRIIEIYGPESSGKTTVALHAVAQAQKEGGIAAFIDAEHALDPSYAAALGVNIDELLLSQPDSGEQGLEIAGKLIDSGAVDLVVVDSVAALVPRAEIDGDIGDSHVGLQARMMSQAMRKLGASINKTKTIAIFINQLREKVGVMFGNPETTPGGRALKFYASVRLDVRGNTQIKGTGDQKDTNVGKETKIKVVKNKVAPPFKEAMVEIMYGEGISRTGELVKIATDLDIIQKAGAWYSYNGEKIGQGSENAKKFLADHPEIFDEIDHKVRVHFGLIEEDEAVKTLDKTEEAAPVVEEVTLDLDDAIEIED, from the coding sequence GCGCTCAATGATGCCCTGAAGTTGATCGAAAAGGATTTTGGTAAGGGATCGATCATGCGTCTGGGCGAACGTGCAGAGCAAAAAGTTCAAGTCATGAGCTCTGGTTCCTTGGCGCTTGATATTGCCTTGGGTGCTGGTGGTTATCCAAAAGGTCGGATCATCGAAATCTATGGTCCAGAATCATCTGGTAAAACAACCGTTGCCCTCCATGCAGTAGCGCAAGCACAGAAAGAAGGAGGCATTGCTGCCTTTATCGATGCCGAGCACGCTTTGGATCCATCTTATGCAGCAGCTCTTGGGGTCAATATCGACGAACTTCTCTTGTCTCAACCAGACTCAGGGGAACAAGGACTTGAAATTGCTGGTAAATTGATCGACTCTGGTGCGGTTGATTTGGTGGTTGTCGACTCTGTTGCGGCCTTGGTCCCACGTGCGGAAATCGATGGAGATATCGGAGATAGCCACGTTGGTTTGCAAGCTCGGATGATGAGCCAAGCTATGCGTAAGCTTGGAGCTTCGATCAATAAGACCAAGACCATTGCCATCTTTATCAACCAATTGCGTGAAAAAGTTGGGGTCATGTTTGGGAACCCTGAAACCACACCTGGTGGTCGTGCCCTGAAATTCTACGCTTCTGTCCGTCTCGATGTTCGTGGAAACACTCAAATCAAGGGTACTGGGGACCAAAAAGATACCAACGTTGGTAAGGAAACCAAGATCAAGGTTGTGAAGAACAAGGTAGCTCCACCGTTCAAAGAAGCCATGGTTGAAATCATGTACGGGGAAGGAATTTCACGTACGGGTGAATTGGTGAAGATTGCAACAGATTTGGATATCATCCAAAAAGCTGGTGCGTGGTACTCATATAATGGCGAGAAGATTGGTCAAGGATCTGAAAATGCTAAGAAATTCTTGGCTGACCACCCAGAAATTTTTGACGAAATCGACCACAAGGTTCGGGTTCATTTTGGTTTGATCGAAGAAGACGAAGCAGTGAAAACCCTTGATAAAACTGAAGAAGCAGCTCCTGTCGTAGAAGAAGTAACTCTAGATTTAGATGACGCGATTGAAATTGAAGATTAA